Proteins encoded within one genomic window of Oryza brachyantha chromosome 7, ObraRS2, whole genome shotgun sequence:
- the LOC102714390 gene encoding glucose-6-phosphate 1-dehydrogenase, chloroplastic-like has product MALSCMRRCSAGSAAAARRGAPPPAALSFATRCGRRGPAAAGWRVAAAVASTGVVKGATDAGVEKAARSASPSKVENSSPSEIILDDFEDLSPLSENDESTVSITVVGASGDLAKKKIFPALFALYYEDCLPKHFTIFGYARSKMTDAELRNMVSKTLTCRIDKRENCNEKMEEFLKRCFYHSGQYDSEEHFMDLDKKLKQHEGSRVSDRLFYLSIPPNIFLDVVKCASKSASSANGWTRVIVEKPFGRDSDSSAALTRGLKQYLVEDQIFRIDHYLGKELVENLSVLRFSNLVFEPLWSRQYIRNVQLIFSEDFGTEGRGGYFDRYGIIRDIMQNHLLQILALFAMETPVSLEAEDIRNEKVKVLRSMKPLQLEDVVIGQYKSHTKGGTTYPGYTEDKTVPKDSITPTFAAAALFINNARWDGVPFLMKAGKALHTKGAEIRVQFRHVPGNLYKRSFGTDLDTATNELVIRVQPDEAIYLKINNKIPGLGMRLDRSNLNLHYAARYSKEIPDAYERLLLDAIEGERRLFIRSDELDAAWELFTPLLKELEEKRIAPELYPYGSRGPVGAHYLAAKYNVRWGDLTTEQKA; this is encoded by the exons ATGGCGCTCTCCTGCATGAGGCGCTGCTCCGcgggctccgccgccgccgcacggcgaggagcgccgccgccggctgcgctCTCCTTCGCCACCAGATGCGGGCGCCGGgggccggccgcggccggctggcgcgtcgccgccgccgtcgcctcgacGGGAG TAGTGAAAGGTGCCACAGATGCTGGTGTGGAGAAGGCTGCCAGAAGTGCTTCCCCATCAAAGGTGGAAAATAGCTCACCTTCAGAAATCATTTTAGATGATTTTGAAGACTTGAGCCCTCTATCAGAAAATGATGAGTCCACTGTTAGTATCACTGTAGTTGGAGCATCTGGTGACCTTGCCAAGAAGAAGATATTTCCTGCACTCTTTGCTCTATACTATGAAGATTGTCTTCCAAAG caTTTCACCATCTTCGGATATGCACGGAGCAAGATGACAGATGCAGAATTGAGAAACATGGTCAGCAAAACACTGACATGCAGAATAGATAAAAG GGAAAACTGTAATGAGAAGATGGAAGAATTTCTAAAGAGATGCTTCTATCATTCAGGCCAATATGATTCAGAGGAGCATTTCATGGACCTTGACAAGAAGCTGAAACAACATGAG GGTTCAAGAGTTTCTGACCGTCTATTCTACTTGTCAATACCACCAAATATATTCCTGGATGTTGTAAAATGTGCGAGCAAATCAGCGTCATCTGCGAATGGTTGGACAAGGGTAATCGTTGAGAAACCTTTTGGCCGGGACTCAGATTCATCTGCTGCGTTAACAAGAGGTCTGAAGCAGTACCTGGTAGAGGACCAAATCTTCAG GATTGACCACTACTTGGGAAAGGAACTAGTGGAGAACTTGTCTGTCCTTCGCTTCTCAAATCTTGTTTTTGAACCTCTGTGGTCAAGGCAGTATATAAGGAATGTGCAACTGATATTCTCAGAGGATTTTGGCACTGAAGGACGAGGAGG GTACTTTGATAGATATGGTATTATCCGGGACATAATGCAGAATCATCTTCTTCAGATACTAGCCTTATTTGCAATGGAAACTCCTGTTAGCTTGGAGGCAGAGGACATAAGAAATGAAAAG GTTAAAGTTCTGCGTTCCATGAAGCCCCTGCAACTGGAAGATGTGGTGATAGGACAGTATAAAAGTCATACAAAGGGTGGTACGACATACCCTGGATACACTGAAGATAAGACGGTGCCAAAGGATAGTATAACTCCAACATTTGCTGCAGCTGCCCTTTTCATAAATAATGCTAGATGGGATGGTGTTCCTTTTCTTATGAAGGCTGGGAAAGCTTTACATACAAAAGG GGCTGAGATTAGAGTACAGTTCCGGCATGTTCCTGGTAATCTTTATAAGAGGAGTTTTGGGACTGATCTTGATACCGCCACTAATGAGCTTGTGATACGTGTGCAACCTGATGAAGCTATCTACCTGAAGATTAACAACAAAATTCCTGGTCTTGGTATGAGACTAGATAGAAGTAATTTGAATCTTCACTATGCAGCAAG GTACTCCAAGGAGATACCGGATGCTTATGAGAGGCTCTTGCTTGACGCCATCGAAGGAGAGCGAAGGCTTTTCATCCGCTCTGATGAGCTGGATGCCGCATGGGAGCTCTTCACTCCCCTACTCAAGGAGTTGGAAGAGAAGCGGATAGCCCCTGAGCTATACCCATATGGAAGCCGCGGACCTGTAGGGGCTCACTACCTCGCAGCAAAGTACAACGTCAGATGGGGTGATTTGACCACAGAACAGAAGGCATGA